ACAGTCCTAAACCCCCAGTCTTAAATAGGGCTCTTGCGATATTCCCATCCATGGCAGGCGTGAAGGTCTACACGACGGAGAACTGCCCCTACTGCAGGATGGTCCAGGCATTCCTCCGGAAGAACGATGTCGAATTCGAGATTGTCGATGTCGGGAAGGATCGTGAGGCGGCCCGGGAGATGATCGCGCTCTCGGGGCAGCGGGGGGTGCCGGTCACGGTCTTTGGCGATGAGGTTATCGTCGGGTTCGATGCAAGGAGACTCCAGGAGGTCTTCGGGACGCCGGCGGCGGCAACCGTCTGCGACGTGACCATCGTGGGCGGCGGTCCGGCCGGACTGACCGCGGCGGTCTACTGCGCCCGAAAACGCATGAAGACCGTTCTTGTAGCGGAGAATATCGGCGGCCAGGCGGCCTGGAACTGGGCAGTCGAGAACTACATGGGATTTTCGACGATCTCGGGCAAGGAACTTATCCGGAAGTTCGAGGAGCAGGCCCGGGGTTTCGACGTCCATCTCGAACTTGACAGCGTCACGAGCGTCAAAAAAGAGGACGGGGCGTTCCTCGTCCGGACGGCCGGAGGAACTGAGTATCGCTCCCGGACGCTCATCCTCGCTCCCGGGAAGGAGCCGAGGCGGCTGGGGCTTCCCGGTGAGGACCGGTTGATGGGGAAGGGTATCTCGATCTGCGCCGTCTGCGATGCCCCGCTCTACCGCGATAAACCGGTGGCGGTCGTCGGCGGCGGGAATGCGGCGCTCCAGACCGCGATCGAGATGACGAAGTTCGCAAGCTCCGTGACGTTGATTGCCAGGGGTGCTCTCCGGTGCGATGAGATCTTCCTCTCCCGGGCAGAGGAGGCGGGGATACGAACCCTCTCCCCTCATGAGGTGACGGCGCTCCACGGGGATGCGGCCCTGACCGGGATCACCGTCCGCGACCGTGAGACCGGGGAGGAGATGAACCTTGACGTGGAGGGGCTCTTCCTCTCGATCGGGTTTGCCCCGAATACGGAGTTCCTCAAGGATCTCGTGGCGTTGAACGAGCGGGGCGAGATTCTCATCGATGAGAACGGCCGCACGAACGTTCCCGGGGTCTTTGCAGCCGGAGACGCGACCTGCGTCAAGGCCAAGCAGATCATCGTCGCCGCCGGCGACGGGGCGAAGGCGGCGCTTGAGGCGCACGAGTACCTCGAGGAGCTCGTGGGCAAACCGACCAAGGAGCCGGCCGTCTGCCCGTGAGCCCGGGGCTGCACCCGGCCGGTGACGGGTTGCCGCTCTGGATCCGTCCGGTGAACTCCTCGTCGGTGTAGCAGAGCGGTTCAGCCGGGAGATCGGAGGAGATCGCAGGCAGGGAAAGATCAGACTGTTCAGGAGTTATCGCGATGAAGGAAGATATACACAAACAAGTGCGGAGCACCTATGGAGAGATCGCCCGGCAGGGAGGGTGCGGGTGCGGTATCGGGTGCTGTAACACCGGGAAGACTGTTGAGTCGGTCAGCCTCGACCTCGGCTACTCGGAAAGCGACCTCGAAGCGGTACCGGAAGGTGCGAACCTGGGGCTCGGGTGCGGCAACCCCGTGGCCCTTGCCTCTCTCCGGGAGGGTGAGGTCGTTCTCGATCTGGGTTCGGGAGCGGGTTTCGACTGTTTCCTTGCTGCGGAGCGGGTCGGCCCGACCGGTCATGTCATCGGTGTCGATATGACGCCCGATATGCTTGATCGGGCACGGGAGAACGCGAAGAGGTGCGGCCGCACAAACGTGGAGTTCCGGCTCGGGGAGATCGAGCACCTCCCGGTGGCGGACAACTCGGTCGACGTGGTCATATCAAACTGTGTCATCAACCTCTCCCCGGACAAACCGCAGGTCTTCCGGGAGGCGTTCCGAGTCCTCCGTCCGGGAGGGCGGCTCATGGTCTCCGATATCGTTCTTGCGGCGCCGCTTCCGGCAGCCCTCGCCGGATCGGCGCTCCTCTACAACAGCTGCGTCGCGGGAGCCCTGGTGAGGGAGGAGTACCTCGGCGGTATCGCTGCTACGGGCTTTACGGAGGTCACGGTCCAGGGGGAGGCGGTCTTCCCGCTCGAGCATATCGTGAGCGAACCGGATCTTGTCAGGGCCCTCGAGGGTGCCGCCCTCAGTGAGTCCGAGAGAGCGTCGCTTCGTGAGAGCATTCTGAGCATAAAGGTCGCCGCCCGAAAGCCGGGGGGCTGCACCTGCGGCGGAACGTGTTAGACACTCTTTCTATTTTTGCAGTCCGGGGAGTTTGCGCTCCCCCCTTTTTGAACCTACTTCCCGATCCCGAGGTCGTCGAGATCCATAACGTAGAACCCTCCGACCCTGAGCACATCTTTCCCCTCGACGGTGCGGGCGGCGATACCGGTGGCCGCGGGTATTGTGAGGCCCTTTATAAGCGGCAACTTCTCCTCCAGGGCGGCGAGGATGCCGCGCGCCTCGGCGAGGGAGAGGTTGCGGTTCTTGATCTCAACGGCGAGGCTTCCTTCCGGGCTGAGGGCGAGGAGGTCAATCTCGTCCCCCCGTCGGTTCCACCAGGAGTCGATCTCCTCGTATCGCTCCGCGAGGTCACGGGCGAGGAGGGTTCGGATCATCTCCTCGAAGGCCTGGCCGGAGAACTCCTTCCACTCCCGGAGGATCCGGTCTTTTAAGAGGTCGAAACGGCCGCTCTCGTAAAGGCTCATATTCCGGTATATGTAACGGGCGTAAAACCGCAAGAAGTTGTCCGCAAAGGTGTATCTGCCCATCTTCGAACGCTTCCCTCTTTCGGTGACCGGAAGGCGGTAATCGATGACCCCGAGGAGGTCGACAAGGTCACGCAGGTATGGGGGGAGCGAGGTCGAGGGAAGGCGGACAACGTCGGCGATCTCCTTCTGGGTCTCCTTTCCTTGGGCGATGGCGGCGAGGATCTCGTAGTAGGTCGCGTGCTCCCGCCCGAACTCTTCAATCATGACATCGCTCATCTCCCGGCGGAGCGGAGCGAGGTCGTCGAGGACAAGCCGGTCGAGGGCGGTCTCGAGGTCGGTGCACTCGTACTTCTCGATGAACGTGTAGTAGTAGATCGTCCCGCCGAAGAGGAGGTAGAGGTCGAGCCGCTCTGCCGGATCCCGCACCCCTATCTCCTCGAGGATGGCGAGGCATTCTTTGGGTTTGAACGGGTGAAGCGTCAGGATGTTGTCGGCGCGCCGAAAGAGGGGTGCGTCTCCTCCAAGGAAGATCTCCCGAATCATGCCGATCGACGAGCCGGAGACGATGACGAAGAGGTGCGAGTCCCGCCCCTTTTGATCCCAGAACCGTTGCATCTGGGATATGAACGAGGGGTGGACTTTTTGGAACCGCTGGAATTCGTCGAAGACGACGATCAGGGGCTGGTTGTAGGAGAAGAGGAACTCAAGGAATGTCTCAGGTGAGTCGATCTTGATGTAGCCGGGAAGGTTGAGTGTCTCTGCCGTCAGCCTTCCAAACTCCTCTATGAGAACTTCGATACTCTTGTTTCCATCGACGTAGAAGTAGAGGGCCGTTTTTCCCTTGCAAAACTCCTTGACGAGCTCGGTCTTGCCGACCCTTCGTCTGCCGGTGACGACGAGAAAGGAGGGAGTCCGGGCGTAGAGGTGCTCCATTAACTGGAGTTCGCGCTCCCTGCCGTAGAACCTCATAGTGATTATGGATATAATTATTATAAATATAATCATTATGGTGCCGCCGGGAGCGCCACCCTTATCTCCCGGGAGGAACGATCTCCTGCCATGGTACGGTCGGGGACGGTCGCGGGTGCACCCTTCGGGGTGACGGGCCGATGATCGAGGAGCACCTCCGGGGACGGGTGAGCGGGGCGCTCACGCGAGTTGCAACCCTCATCGCCCGGACGGGGGCGACCCCGAACACCCTCACGCTGCTTGGATTTCTCGGGATGGCGGCCGCAGGAGCCCTCTGCGCTTTAGGATGGTTCTTCCTTGCCGGACTCGTCGTCGCCGCATCCTGCATCTTCGATGCCCTCGACGGGGCGCTCGCCCGGGCAACCGGGGCAGCCTCGACTTACGGCGCGTTCTTCGACTCGTTCCTGGACCGGTACGCGGAGGCCGCGATCTATGGGGGGCTCGTCATATATTACGCGGGGGCCGGGACGCCCTGGGGCGCCGAGACCGCGTTCTTCGCCGCGATAGGCTCGCTGATGGTCAGTTACGCCCGGGCCCGGGCCGAAGGGCTCGGGGTCGAGTGCCGGGCCGGGCTCTTCGCCAGGCCGGAGCGGATCGCGGTCATCATCATCGGGCTGGTGACGGGGTTCATTCTCCCGGCGCTCGTCGTCCTTGCGGTCGCAACGAACGCCACCGCGGTGCATAGGCTCCTCTACGTCCGGGGGGCTACGCGCCTCTCCTCACGGCCCCCTGGGGCGCGGTGATTCTGTTGTACCGACCAGCGGTCCGGTATCTCCGGAGTACACATCCTGGGAGAGATATTGTCGCCCCTGTGTGCATCGGGGGCAGCCGGGGGTTGTATGGAACGTTTTAAAAAGAGTAATTGGCGGTTATGAAGAACTCTCCTGCTCCGCGTCCTTCTTCTTATACCCCTCAAGCAGGATCGTCACCAGGTTCTTGACGGGCACGTCCGTGCAGTCCGCGATATGGAACTCGCAGAACGGGCAGACCGTTACCACCACGTCTGCACCGGTCGCCTTCACCGCCTCGCCGCGCTTCGCCCCGAGAGCTTTTGCCTCCTCCGGAACCCCCGACCGGACGCCGCCGCCGGCCCCGCAGCACTGCGAGGGCATCTCGACGAACTCCCGGACGGCCTCTCGCAAGAGTGCCCGCGGCTGCTCCCGGATCCCCTGGCCGCGGAGGAGGTGGCAGGGGTCGTGGTAGGTCGCCCGGAGATCGAGCTTTGCCGGGGGCTCGATCCCGTACTCGGTGAGGACCTCCGTGACGTCTTTCACCTCGAACGGCGTCTCGTAATCGTTCTTCAGCGTCGCCCCGCACCCGGCGCAGATCGTCATCACGGTCTTGACCCCCCGGCGGGCGAAGGCCTCGATGTTCTTCTTCTTCAAGTCCTCCACAAACGATGTCTGCCCCGTCCGGATCAGAGGCGAGCCGCAGCAGACCTGGTCGTGAGGAACGATCACCCGGATGCCGTTGCGCTTTAAGACCTCCATAGCGTCGAGCGCCGTCTGCGGCACCCGGCCGTTGAACATACACCCGACGAAGAACCCCACCTCCCCGCGGACCGGGCCGTCGGGCTCGATAACCTCCGGCACCTGCTCAAGGAAGGTCGGCTTTGTCCGCTCGACGCTCCGTCCCGTCTCCTGGATCAGCCGCGCCACCTCCTGGTGGCGGGGGAGGGAGAGCCCCCGGCGGTTTGCGATCTCGCGAAGTTTCTCGATGGCTTTGCCCGGGATATCGATCTCCTTGGGGCAGACCTCCGTGCAGCGCTTGCAGGTCGTGCAGTAGAAGAGCCCCTTCTCGATGGCATCGGTGATCCGGTCACCCGAGTCGCGGGGATCGAGGGCGAGGCGCATCTCCTGCCGGAGCACCGTCGGACCGGCGAACTCCGTCACCTGGAGCGCCGGGCAGGCCGAGACGCAGCAGAGACACTCGATGCAGTCGCGGAGCGGTTTGATCGCCGCGATCACCTCCCGTTCCGGGAGCTCCGCATCCGGCGCAGGGCAGATCCGGGCGATCTTCGCGATCACCGGCTCCATGTCCACCATCAGGTCTTTTAAGACCGGGAGGTCAAGCGGCTCGACCGTCATCCCGTCTCGGGCCTCCGTCATGCAGGCAAGGGCTGGCGTTCCATCCACTTTGACGGCGCAGCTCCCGCACTGCCCGGATCCGCAGCAGTAGCGGTAGGCGAGCGTCGGGTCGTGCTCGTTGCGGATTGCATGGAGGGCGTGGAGCACGCGGGCGCCCTCGTTCACCCGGACCGTATACTCCTCGAGGTGCGGCTCCGCATCCACGGAAGGGTCGTAGCGATAGACTCTGAGCGTGATCGACTTCATGCCGCCACCTCCCGCCGCTCGATCCCCTCGCGGGTAAGCGAGATATACGTATGGCCGAAGGGCGACTTCGCCGGCTCGGTCGCCACCTCGGCATCCCGGCGGACGTGGGCCCCCCGGTTCTCGGGGCGGAGGAGGGCACAGCGGACGATCAGGGACGCGGTGGTGCACATGTTCCGGACCGTGCAGCAGTCTAGAAGGTTTGCGGTCGAGGCGGCGCAGAGCCGCTGGTCCGCGAGGCGCCGGATATGACCGAGCGCTGTTTTGAGATTGGCGGCGTTCCGGAATATGCCTGCCTGGTTCCACATCGTGAGTTTTAAGTCTTTTTTGACGTCGGCGGGATTCACGGTCCCCTCGAAATAACCATCGAGCATCCGTAGCACCTCATCGATCCCGGCGCTGTCCACCCGGCCGCTCCGGGCGGGGGACTTGCCGGCAAACTCACCTGCCCGCTTTCCAAAGACCTGCGTATCGGCAAGCGCGTTCCCGCCGAGGCGGTTTGCACCGTGGACTCCGCCGGCAACTTCTCCGCAGGCAAAGAGCCCCGGGAGTGTCGTTCGGCACTCCGGCGTGATCCGGAGCCCCCCCATGATGTGGTGGGCTGTGGGGGCGACCTCCATCGGCTCTCGCCGGATATCCACCCCGAACGTGAGGAACTGCTCGAGCATCACCGGGAGCCGCGCCTCGATCCGCTCCGCGGGGAGGTGGGTCACGTCCAGGTAGACCCCGCCCCTGCTCGTTCCCCGGCCCTCGAGGATCTCGGTTGCGATCGCCCGGGCGACCACGTCCCGGGTCGAGAGTTCCATCCGCTCGGGATCGTAGCGCTCCATGAACCGCTCCCGTCGGGCGTTCAAGAGAATGCCTCCCTCGCCCCGGACGGCCTCCGTCACCAGCCGCCCGCGGGCGTCGTAGGGGTAGACGGCACCCGTCGGATGGAACTGGACCATCTCCATATCGATCAACTCCGCGCCCGCCCGGTAGCCCATCGCGAACCCGTCCCCGGTCCCGGCGGCGGAGTTTGTGGAGATATCGTAGACCTGCGTCCCGCCGCCGGTCGCAAGCACCGTGGCGTCGGCCCTAAAGAGCATGGGGTTTCCGTCCCGGTCGAGAGCGATTGCGCCTGCGACCGCACCGTTCTCGTCTTTTGCGAGGTCGACGACCGAGACCTCCTGGTAGAGCTGCGCATCCGTTGCGTCCAGACGGTCGAGGAGGGTCATGATGATCTCATGGCCGGTCCGGTCTCCAGCGTAGCAGGTCCGGGGGAACCGCTGCCCGCCGAACGGCCGCTGCGCGACCATCCGGTCTTCTGTGACGTCAAAGACGGCGCCCCATAGGATGAGGTCTCTCATTCGCTCCGGCGCCTCGCGGACCAGTACGTCCACGAGCGCGGGGTCGTTGAGGTACGCTCCGCCCTTCAGCGTGTCCTCGCGATGGATCTCGATGGAATCCCCGTCTCGCATCACGGCGTTGAACCCGCCTTCCGCCATCGTCGTGCACCCGCCCTTGCCGACGATGGTCTTGGAGACCAGGACCACGCTGCCGTATCGGGAGGCCTCGATGGCAGCCCGTATCCCGGCGCCGCCGCTTCCGATAACCAGCACGTGCGCGTCCACAATCTCGTCTACAAGCATCTTATTAGTCAGTGCGTTGTATAATACCATAAAGTAATTGCAGGGGACTAGTGAGCCAGAATGAGGCTTTTAATGAAATTCGGCGGTACCTCCGTCGGAGAAGCAGACTGTATCCGACGGGTCGCAGATATTGTAGAATCGCACCATGCGGCGGGCGACGAGGTCGCAGTCGTAGTCTCGGCATGCTCAGGGGTAACCGACCAGATCATCGCGGCGGCCGACGAGGTCGTATCGAGCAAGGAACAGCCCCCGATCGAGACGCTTATCTCGGCGATGCGAACCCGGCACCTCCGTCTCCTCAGCGAGGTGGCCCCGGACTACACCGATGAGGTGACGGCGATCATCGACGACCGGCTGACCCGGCTGCAGAACATCCTCACCGCGGTGCACACCCTAAAAGAACTGACTCCCCGGTCCCGTGACTACATCATCTCCTTCGGGGAGCGGCTCTCCGCCCCCATCGTGAGTGCTGCTCTTCGGCAGCGGGGCCTCTCTTCAGTCGTCCTCGATGGTGCCGAGGCCGGGATCATCACGACCGCAAACCACGGGGACGCCCGTGCTCTCCCGGTGAGTGAGACGAGCATCCGGAGCCGGGTTGCTCCGCTGCTCGCAGATACCATCCCGGTGATCATGGGCTTTATGGGGGTGACCGAACAGGGCGTCGTCACCACCCTCGGCCGGAGCGGCTCCGACTACTCGGCTGCCGTCGTCGGCGCGGGAATCGATGCCGATGAGATCTGGATCTGGACGGATGTCGACGGGGTGATGACCTCCGATCCCCGGATCATCAAAGATGCCCGGGTCCTCGACGACATCTCCTACCTGGAGGCGATGGAGCTCTCCTTCTTCGGTGCGAAGGTCCTCCACC
This is a stretch of genomic DNA from Methanoculleus thermophilus. It encodes these proteins:
- a CDS encoding FAD-dependent oxidoreductase, with protein sequence MAGVKVYTTENCPYCRMVQAFLRKNDVEFEIVDVGKDREAAREMIALSGQRGVPVTVFGDEVIVGFDARRLQEVFGTPAAATVCDVTIVGGGPAGLTAAVYCARKRMKTVLVAENIGGQAAWNWAVENYMGFSTISGKELIRKFEEQARGFDVHLELDSVTSVKKEDGAFLVRTAGGTEYRSRTLILAPGKEPRRLGLPGEDRLMGKGISICAVCDAPLYRDKPVAVVGGGNAALQTAIEMTKFASSVTLIARGALRCDEIFLSRAEEAGIRTLSPHEVTALHGDAALTGITVRDRETGEEMNLDVEGLFLSIGFAPNTEFLKDLVALNERGEILIDENGRTNVPGVFAAGDATCVKAKQIIVAAGDGAKAALEAHEYLEELVGKPTKEPAVCP
- the arsM gene encoding arsenite methyltransferase, giving the protein MKEDIHKQVRSTYGEIARQGGCGCGIGCCNTGKTVESVSLDLGYSESDLEAVPEGANLGLGCGNPVALASLREGEVVLDLGSGAGFDCFLAAERVGPTGHVIGVDMTPDMLDRARENAKRCGRTNVEFRLGEIEHLPVADNSVDVVISNCVINLSPDKPQVFREAFRVLRPGGRLMVSDIVLAAPLPAALAGSALLYNSCVAGALVREEYLGGIAATGFTEVTVQGEAVFPLEHIVSEPDLVRALEGAALSESERASLRESILSIKVAARKPGGCTCGGTC
- a CDS encoding ATP-binding protein: MRFYGRERELQLMEHLYARTPSFLVVTGRRRVGKTELVKEFCKGKTALYFYVDGNKSIEVLIEEFGRLTAETLNLPGYIKIDSPETFLEFLFSYNQPLIVVFDEFQRFQKVHPSFISQMQRFWDQKGRDSHLFVIVSGSSIGMIREIFLGGDAPLFRRADNILTLHPFKPKECLAILEEIGVRDPAERLDLYLLFGGTIYYYTFIEKYECTDLETALDRLVLDDLAPLRREMSDVMIEEFGREHATYYEILAAIAQGKETQKEIADVVRLPSTSLPPYLRDLVDLLGVIDYRLPVTERGKRSKMGRYTFADNFLRFYARYIYRNMSLYESGRFDLLKDRILREWKEFSGQAFEEMIRTLLARDLAERYEEIDSWWNRRGDEIDLLALSPEGSLAVEIKNRNLSLAEARGILAALEEKLPLIKGLTIPAATGIAARTVEGKDVLRVGGFYVMDLDDLGIGK
- a CDS encoding CDP-alcohol phosphatidyltransferase family protein, with the protein product MIEEHLRGRVSGALTRVATLIARTGATPNTLTLLGFLGMAAAGALCALGWFFLAGLVVAASCIFDALDGALARATGAASTYGAFFDSFLDRYAEAAIYGGLVIYYAGAGTPWGAETAFFAAIGSLMVSYARARAEGLGVECRAGLFARPERIAVIIIGLVTGFILPALVVLAVATNATAVHRLLYVRGATRLSSRPPGAR
- the tfrB gene encoding fumarate reductase (CoM/CoB) subunit TfrB, yielding MKSITLRVYRYDPSVDAEPHLEEYTVRVNEGARVLHALHAIRNEHDPTLAYRYCCGSGQCGSCAVKVDGTPALACMTEARDGMTVEPLDLPVLKDLMVDMEPVIAKIARICPAPDAELPEREVIAAIKPLRDCIECLCCVSACPALQVTEFAGPTVLRQEMRLALDPRDSGDRITDAIEKGLFYCTTCKRCTEVCPKEIDIPGKAIEKLREIANRRGLSLPRHQEVARLIQETGRSVERTKPTFLEQVPEVIEPDGPVRGEVGFFVGCMFNGRVPQTALDAMEVLKRNGIRVIVPHDQVCCGSPLIRTGQTSFVEDLKKKNIEAFARRGVKTVMTICAGCGATLKNDYETPFEVKDVTEVLTEYGIEPPAKLDLRATYHDPCHLLRGQGIREQPRALLREAVREFVEMPSQCCGAGGGVRSGVPEEAKALGAKRGEAVKATGADVVVTVCPFCEFHIADCTDVPVKNLVTILLEGYKKKDAEQESSS
- the tfrA gene encoding fumarate reductase (CoM/CoB) subunit TfrA, which translates into the protein MLVDEIVDAHVLVIGSGGAGIRAAIEASRYGSVVLVSKTIVGKGGCTTMAEGGFNAVMRDGDSIEIHREDTLKGGAYLNDPALVDVLVREAPERMRDLILWGAVFDVTEDRMVAQRPFGGQRFPRTCYAGDRTGHEIIMTLLDRLDATDAQLYQEVSVVDLAKDENGAVAGAIALDRDGNPMLFRADATVLATGGGTQVYDISTNSAAGTGDGFAMGYRAGAELIDMEMVQFHPTGAVYPYDARGRLVTEAVRGEGGILLNARRERFMERYDPERMELSTRDVVARAIATEILEGRGTSRGGVYLDVTHLPAERIEARLPVMLEQFLTFGVDIRREPMEVAPTAHHIMGGLRITPECRTTLPGLFACGEVAGGVHGANRLGGNALADTQVFGKRAGEFAGKSPARSGRVDSAGIDEVLRMLDGYFEGTVNPADVKKDLKLTMWNQAGIFRNAANLKTALGHIRRLADQRLCAASTANLLDCCTVRNMCTTASLIVRCALLRPENRGAHVRRDAEVATEPAKSPFGHTYISLTREGIERREVAA
- a CDS encoding aspartate kinase, producing MKFGGTSVGEADCIRRVADIVESHHAAGDEVAVVVSACSGVTDQIIAAADEVVSSKEQPPIETLISAMRTRHLRLLSEVAPDYTDEVTAIIDDRLTRLQNILTAVHTLKELTPRSRDYIISFGERLSAPIVSAALRQRGLSSVVLDGAEAGIITTANHGDARALPVSETSIRSRVAPLLADTIPVIMGFMGVTEQGVVTTLGRSGSDYSAAVVGAGIDADEIWIWTDVDGVMTSDPRIIKDARVLDDISYLEAMELSFFGAKVLHPRSIEPAMQKDIPIRVKNSFRPDLPGTLILRDKHQEKRVVKALALIEKVALVNVNGAQMIGRPGVAKTIFSALAEREVNVMMISQGSSEANISLIIDEAHLENAICALTPIVKQGIVREATYDRDVAALAVVGAGMAGSPGTGGRIFSALGGAGINVMMISQGSSEVNVSFVVKASDGKRALKVLHDEFRLSENLDD